The Streptomyces sp. NBC_00335 DNA window CGCGCCGGAGGCCAGGAGCTGCTGGGCGTCGGTGAGGGCGAGGCGCAGCTCGGTGGCGAGCCCGGCGGGGCGTCCGGTGGTCAGTTCCTCGTAGGAGGTGCCGAGTCGTCCGGCCAGGAAGCGCAGGGCGGCCTCCGAGGGGCGCACCTTGCCCGACTCCAGGGTGGAGACATAGGCCGGGGTGTACGAGGGCTCAGCCAACTTGCGCTGTGTCAGGCCGAGTTCGGTGCGCATGCGCTGAACCCTGCGGCCGATTGCGGCCGGTTCGTCCATGGGATCCCCCTGGTTGCTCGAACTGCCCAGTATTCAGGGGGAGCAGGGCATTGCGCACCCGTCGTGCGCCGCCTAATTTAAGCAGCCGATTCAATCTGTTTACATTCATGCTTAACTCCCTTCACCGCAGGAGGACTTCATGCACCACGTCAGACGCCCGGCCGCCCGGGCGGTCCTGCGGGCAGCCGTCGCGGCGGCCTGCGCGACCGCCGCTTTGCTGGCCGCCGGGCCCGTCCGCGCGGCCGACGCCCCGGTCGTGCCGCGGCTGGTGGTGGAGATTCCGGGGCCGGAGCAGGGTGGTGACGCCGGATCGGGCCATGCCCGCGTCCCCGCACGGGCCGGTCAGGCGGCCGGTTCGGGCGCCCGGCTCTCCGAAGCGGAGCGGGCGGCCGACGGGGAGGTCGCCAAGCTCGTCGACAACGGACCCACCGGCGACCGGCTGGACGTGGTCGTCATCGGCGACGGCTACACGGCGGCCGAGCTGGGCAAGTTCCACACCGACGCCCGGGCCAAGTGGGCCGAGGTGACGGCCGTGGAGCCGTACGCCACCTACCGGAACCTCTTCAACGTCTGGACGGTCGACGCCGTCTCCCACGAGTCCGGAGTCTCCGGCGACCCTGACCGGGGGGCCGTCCGCGACACGGCCCTCGGCTCGTACTTCTGGTGCGAGGAGATCGAGCGGCTCCTGTGCATAGACCAGCCCAAGGTGGACGCCTACGTGGCCAAGGCGCCGGAGGCCGATCTGGTCATCGTCCTGGCCAACAGCGCCAAGTACGGCGGCGCCGGCTACAACGAACCCAGCGCCACCCTCGGCTACGAAGGCATCTCCACCGCCTCGGCGGACAACGCCAAGTCCGGCCAGGTAGCCATCCACGAGACGGGCCACTCGCTCGGCAAACTCGCCGACGAGTACTTCTACCCCGGGGTCCCGGACTACGAGAAGTACACGGGGCCGGAGCCCGCCGAGTCCAACACCTCCAAGCTGTCCGCCGACCGGATGGCCCGGCAGCGGGCCAAGTGGTACCGCTGGCTCGGCGAGACCTCTCCGGACGGCGGCGCCGTCGGCGCGTACGAGGGCGGCGGCTACTTCGCCACCGGGATCCGGCGGCCCACCGACAACTCGCTGATGCGGGTCCTGGGCAAACCCTTCAACCTCCCCGGCGTCGAGGCGATGATCGCCGGCTTCTACAAGCACGCGAAGGCCGTCACCCCGCTCACCCCGACGGACCGCACCCTGCGGACGGCGCACCTCGCGAAGGTGGCCGTGCCCCGGCTCACCGGCGGCGACGGCCGCCAGCTCCTGGTCCGCTGGTACCTCGACGGCCGCGAGGTCAAGCGGCTGGCGGGCCGGACCGACGTCACCGTCGCGGAGCTGAGGCTCCCCGACCGGCGCACCCACACCCTGTCGGTCACCGCCGAAGACCGGACCCCTTCGGTCCGCGACCCGGAGATCGCCCGCACGCTGCGCTCCACCGTCTACTGGAACGTCCGCAGGTAGCCCGACCCCCGGGGCGATGGCCGGGCGGGCGCGGCACGCACGGCGACGGCGGCGCGGGAGCCATCGCTCCCGCGCCGCCGTAGGTCGTCCCCGGTCCACAGCCCCTAGGCAGGCTCGCCCACGCGGTGGGCGGCCGGGGCGCCGGCCCGCTCGCCGCTCCGCGGCAGGCGGCGCCGCGCCAGGGCCATGGCGGCCACCGTGTACGCGCACAGCACCGCGACCCCCGCCCACCAGGGCAGCGGGAAGTATCCCGCAGAAGGCGCGTAGTGGGCGGTGACCTGCGGATATTCCACGAGGGTCTGCTGGACGGCGAAACCGGCGGCCGGAGTCACCCGCAGCAGCCACTGCGCGAGCCCGTCGCTCAGCAGGGGGACGGTGCACACGGCGTACGGGACCACGACCGCCGAGACGGCGACGAGGCCGGCGAGCCGGCGGCGCCGCAGCAGCGCGCCGAGCGCCAGGGCGAGTACGGCCGTGAGGGCGAGCGCAGCGGAGACGCCCAGGACCACCCGGGCTCCGGTGAGCACGGACAGCCCCACGACGGGCACCCCGTTCGACGCCAGGACCGCCGCGCCGACCGGCACCACGATGCCCACGGCGAGCAGCCCGGTCACGAAGGTCACGGCTCCCACGACAATGGCCCTCGCCCCGAACACCGCACGGGTGAGGGGCGCGGCGTCCCCCGGCCCGCGTCGGCCGGACCCGCCGTCGGCGAACCGTACGGCCACCACCAGCACGATGAGCAGGGCGAGGCTCAGACCGGTCAGCATTCCCTCCACGGGGCGCCCGCCCCAGGTGGCCGTGGGCGCGATGTCACCGGTGCCGACGACGGTGATGCTGCCGTCCTTCTCCACGGCCCCGGAGGGGTGATGCTTCTCCCAGTCGGTCACGTTCATCTCGCCGACCAGCCCGGCCCGCCAGCTCACGTCCGTGCCGGCGCCCTCCAGACGGACGTGGTCGAAGGAACCGGCGGCCTGGGTGAAGCGCACCTGCTCCGTGGCCCCGCCCAGGCCCACCGGCCGTAGCGTCAGGTCACCGGGAGAGGTGGCGAACAGGCCGACCTGCGCGGCCTCCGGCAGTCCGGGAACCTTCACCGCGGCCACCTTCGCCCACCGCTCGCCGTCGGAGGACTCGTAGCCCGTGACGGTGTCGCCCGACCGGGTCAGCCGCAGCCACAGCGGCGACCCGTCCGAGACCGCGGAGCTCTTGACGGCGCTCCCGGCGATGTCGTGCTCGTAGTCGTACTGCATCCGCACGCCGTGCTCGCCGGTGAGCATCAAGGCCGCGTACGAGGACCCCTGGCGGACGCCGTCCTTGATGATGATCCCGGCCTTCGCCCAGGGCACCAGACCCGGGACGATCCGGTCGTGGTGGGGCGGCGGATAGGTGATGGTGCCCGTCATGGACTTCATCCGGACCGTGATGCTGCCCTCGCGCCCCAGATCCCGGTGCATGAAGGCGAACTGGTCGCTGACCGCGGTGCCGTCCGGACCGGTGGGGTCCGTCGGGCACGGGCCGGAGCAGGACGCGTGGTTGCCGAACGCGTAGAGCAGCCCGAGGGCCAGGACCATCAGGGCCGCCGTGACCAGGGCGATCAGCCGGGCCGGACGCAGGAAGCGGGTCCACTCCTGCCGGAGGAGTTCGTTGTGTGTGAGCATGCTTCGGTTCTACGCAGCCGGTCGTAACGGGGTCCGAACCGTCGCTGTCATGACGCTGTTAGGTGCCGCCGGGCATGCTGGACGCCATCGGACGGGACGGGGAGAGAAGCCATGGCCACACTACGGAGCAGGACCGTCGGACGGCGGTTCACGATTCTCTACGCCGCGGTGTTCCTGCTCTCCGGGATCGGGCTGATCGCCCTGATCTACCTGTTCTCCCGCTCGGACATGACCGTGTCCGCTGCCCGGCAGCAGCCGCCGCCGGGCGGGCCGGCCACGGGCGTCGCACAGCACGTCCTCGACCTGGAACGACAACTCGCGGACGTACACGCCCAGCAGTCCAGGCAGCTCCTGTTCGGCTCGCTGATCGCGATCGTCGTGATGGCCGCCGTCTCGCTCCTGCTCGGCCGGATCCTCGCCGGGCACGTCCTGCGCCCGCTGCGCCTGATCACCGCGGCCACGCGGCGGATCTCCGCGGACACCCTGGACCAGCGGCTCGCCGTGGCCGGGCCCGACGACGAGGTCAAGGAGCTCGCGGACACGGTGGACGGCCTCTTGGCGCGCCTGGAGGCCTCGTTCGCCGCGCAACGGCGCTTCGTGGCCAACGCCTCGCACGAACTGCGCACTCCGCTGACGACGATCCGCGCTTCGCTCGACGTGGCCGTGGCCAAACCACTGCCCGCGCCGCAGACCCTCGCGCTCGCCGGCCGGGTGCGTACCGAACTCGACCGGGTGGACCGCCTGTTGGAAGGCTTCCTCGTGCTCGCCCGGGCCCAGCACGGCGTCCTGCCCGACCGGGTTCCCGTCTCGCTCGCCGGGCTGGCGGGAGAGGCGCTGGCCGCCAGGGCCGCCGCCGTCGCGGAGAAGAACCTGACCGTCGAGGACGGGCTGACGCCGCGGGCGTGGACACGGGGCAGCCCGGCTCTGCTGTCCCGGCTCGTGCAGAACCTGATCGACAACGCGATCGTGCACAACCAGGGGGGCGGCTGGATCCGGATCGCCACCGAGGACGGCGCCACCGGGGACGACGCCACCGAAGACGGCACCAGCGCGAACGGCACCGGCGCGGCCGACGGCCCCTGGGCCCGCCTCGTCGTCGAAACCGGCGGGGGTGTCCTCGACCAGGAGCAGGTGGACCGGCTGACGCAGCCGTTCGAGCGGCTCGGCACCGACCGGACCGGATCGCAGGAGAGTTCCGGACTGGGGCTGTCGATCGTCGCCGCCATCGTCTGCGCGCACGGCGGCCGCCTCGACCTCCGCGTCCGGCCGGAAGGCGGACTGAAGGTGACGGCCGCGATGCCGTCGGCGGCCGCCCCGAACGGCTCGGACGGCCTGATCGGGGGGACACCGTGAGGATCCTGGTCGTCGAGGACGCGCGCTCGCTCGCCGAGGTCGTCGCCGAAGGACTGCGGGACCAGGGAATGGCCGTGGACCTCGCGTACGACGGGCTGGCCGCCGCCGCCAAGCTCGACGTGAACGCGTACGACGTGGTGGTCCTCGACCGGGACCTGCCCGGCATACACGGCGACACGCTCTGCCGGATGATCACGGAGCGGGACGACCGCGCGATGGTGCTGATGCTGACCGCGGCCGGATCGCCCGGCGACCGGGTCAGCGGCCTCACGCTGGGCGCCGACGACTACCTCGCCAAACCGTTCCACTTCCCCGAACTGATCCTGCGCATCCGCTCCCTGGCCCGCCGCAGGCCCGCGGCCCGGCCCCGTACGCTGCGCGCCGCCGGAATCGAACTCGACCCGGTCCACCGCACCGCCCTGCGGGACGGCGCCCGCCTGGAGCTCTCCGTCAAGGAGTTCGCCGTCCTGGAGGCCCTGCTCAGGGTCAGTCCCGGCTTCCTGAGCGCCGAGGCCCTCCTGGAACAGGTGTGGGACGAGAACGCGGACCCGTTCACCAACACGGTCGCGGTCACCATGGGCCGCCTGCGCCGCAAACTGGGCGCCCCGCAGATCATCACGACGACCCCGGGCGTGGGCTACCGCATCGCCGGCCCCGCCCCGGCCTGATCGACAGGGCACCCCTCAGAGGGGGTTCAGCTCCCCGAGCCCCAGGGTGCGCAGGGTGTGGTTCGCCATCCGCAGGTGACCGACCGCGTTGGGGTGGGCGGCGTCGTCGAGCCAGGAGATCGGGTCCAGCGTGCCGTGGTGCTCCAGCCAGTGGGCCTCGTGGTCGACGAGCAGCGCTCCGGTCTCCTTCGCGATCTCCCGTACGGCCCGGCAGTACGCGGGGAGTGCCGCACGCCGCTCCCGGCCCGCGAGGCCGACCAGCGCCGGGGTGTGCAGGACCACCTGCGTGCGCGGGTCCACTCCGGCGATGATCCGGCGCATCGCCTCGTGGAACCGGGGCAGTCCCTCCTCGCCGGCGAGGCAGTCGTTCGTGCCGAGGGACACGGACAGCACGTCGGGCTCGAACCGGCCGATGAGGTGGTCGTGGAGCGAGAGCACGTCGGCCGCGCCCCATCCGGAGACTCCGGTGTTGACCACGACATCGGTGAGCCGGCGCAACTGCCACCGGACCCGCTCGTGCACGTGCTCGACCCAGCCGCGGGCCCCGTGCGTGTGCAGCACGGCCTGGGTGATGCTGTCCCCGGTCGTCACCCAGGTCATGGGGCTCTCCGTCAGCCGGATCATCGGTGTGTCCCTTCCACGTCCGGTCGCCCGCGCGCCTCCGACGGCGGCGGTGCTCCGTAGAGGGGTCATGCTGCCCGACCAAGATCATGCGTACAACGCCCGGCCGCTCCGAGGGCGCCCTGACCGGGGCGGATAATGTCACGGCACGTACCGAGCGGAGAGTTGAAGAAACGATGGCGCTGAACGAAGGCCGGCGGGTGAGGCTGGCGCAGGACGTCCGGCTGAGCGACTGGGTCGCGATGACGGAGGGCCCCTCGGCCACGGCGGGGGCCGTCGCCGGTTCGCTGTCTCTGGCGGCGGGCATCGAGGGCACCGTGGTGCGGTTGGTCGAGCACGACCTGCAGACTCCGGAGTCCCGCGAGTACGAGAGGCTCAAGTCGCTCCTGGACGCCTTCGGCGCGGGGATGCCGGCGGAGAGCAAGAAGCAGCTGGAAGAGAAGGTCGCCGGCCTGGAGCCCGCGTGGACCGCCTACCGGGCGGAGCCGATCCGGGTGACCGTCGAAGTGCGCTTCGACAACGGATTCATCCTCGACGACGCACGGGAAGACCTCTTCGCCCCCGCCTGACAGGGCTCATGGGGCCAGGGGGTGTCCGACCAGGCCGGGCTCCGGCCCGATCGGCAAGACACCCCCCAGGGCCGCGTCCACCGCCGCCTCGGCGTGCAGGCGGGCGGTGGGGAAGAGCGGTACGGGACTGTCCGCCGGGCCGATGAGCAGTTCGATCTCCGTGCACCCCAGGACGATTCCCTCCGCGCCCCCGGCGACGAGGTCCTCCATGACCCGGCGGTACGCGGCGCGCGATTCCTCGCGGACGACGCCGAGGCAGAGCTCCTCGTAGATCACCCGGTGTACGAGCGCGCGCCCCTCGGGATCCGGGACGCGGACGTCGAGTCCGCCCGCGGCCAGGCGGCCGCGGTAGAAGTCCTCTTCCATCGTGAACGCGGTGCCCAGGAGCCCGACCCGGCGCAGTCCGGCGCCGCGGACGGCGGCCGCCGTGGTGTCCGCCAGGTGCAGCAGCGGGACGGAGACGGCGGCCTCGACCGCGCCGGCGACCTTGTGCATGGTGTTGGTGCAGATCAGCAGGAGCTCCGCGCCCGCCGCTTCCAGCGAGCGCGCGGCATCGGCCAGTGCCTCGCCGGCTTCCTCCCAGCGGCCCTGGACCTGCAGCCGCTCCATCTCCGCGAAGTCCACGGAATAGAGCACGCAGCGGGCGGAGTGGAGTCCGCCGAGCCGCTCGCGGGTCCGCTCGTTGAGGATCCGGTAGTACTCCGCCGTCGACTCCCAGCTCATACCGCCGATCAACCCGATCGTCTTCATGCGCCCACCATAAGGGGAAATCCGTAATGCCCAGTCATCCATAAGTCGGCCTTTGGTCCTCTGTCGGTGGAACCTCCAGCTCGTCCAAGACCCGGTGCAAGGGCCGGCGCAGGGCAACGGCGACGGGCCGGGAGTCCGCGCGGGCGTAGGCTGCGAGCCCCTCGCGGGCGGCGGTCACGGCGGCCCGGGGATCGTCTCCCGACAAGGCCAGCTCGACGGCCCGCGCGGTGAGCGAGGCCAGCTCCGGAACCCGTAGCCGCGCCCGGGCCAGGTCGGGAGCGAGGTCCTCCCGGCCGGTGAAGGCGGCCACCTCCCCGGCCAGGGTCGCCACGTGCGCGGCCAGCCCGTCGGCGCCGGCGATGCGCCCGGCCCGCAGGCGTACGGAGCCGCGCTGACGGCGGCGCAGGGGGTTGAAGCGCAGGGCGCGTTCGGCTTCACGGGCGCGTGCGGCGCCCGCGTGCACCGCCTCCACATGGGCGTGCACCCGGGCCAGGTTGTCTTGGGCGGCGGCCTGCCCGCCGCCCAAGACCGCGGCGGTGCCGGTGAGGGAACGGCTCAGGCGGGCCCCGCAGTCGGCGGAGACTGCCGTCAGGACGCGCTGGGGGTCGGGCGGCCACAGCAGCGGGGCGAGGAGGATGGTGACGGCCGCGCCCGCCGCGGTCTCCCACACGCGGTCCAGTGCGTAGGAATCGGGGGAGGCGTTGGCGAAGACCAGCAGCGATGACAGCGCGACCTGGATGTTGAGGGCGCCGCCGGCCCGCAGGACCATGCCGACCCCCAGGCCCAGGGCCACCACCAGGGTCAGGGTGAGGGTGGAGGGCTGCCACAGGTTCAGGACGGCGATCGCGATCAGCACGCCCGCCACGACCCCCAGGATCCGCTGCAGCGAGGTGCCCAGGGCCGTCATCGGATCACCGCGCAGGGCCACCAGGGGGACGATCGCCGCGAACACCGGCGGCTGATCGGCGCCCAGCCACAGCGCGGCCTGCCAGGCGGCGGCCACGGTGACCAGGATGCGGGCGGCAGCCGGACCCTCGGTGCGCAGGAGCGCCCGGGCCCGCCCGCCTGGTCGTGCCGGGGAGTCGACGAGATCGGTCATCCGTTCCCTTCGGTGTGACCCCCCGGCACGGACGGTTCAGCGGCGGTGGATCCGGTCGATGCCGTACCACTTCGACACGCAGGCGGCGGCCCAGTCACGCTCGTAGGTCTTCGTGAAGAAGGGCTCGGCGAGACTGCCGATGTACAGGGGCTTGTAGGCCACGTCCGTCGCACCGCGCTCGACCTCGGCCTCGATGCGCGCGTTCTGCGCGTCCCAGGTGATCGAGCGGGCGACCGTCATGGTCGTGAGCCGCTGGACCTCCGGGACCAGGACGGCCACGGAGGCCAGCGCGAGGCCGCACGCCGCCAGCGCCCCGACCAGGAGGGCCGGGCCGGCGTTCCGGTGTGCCCGGAGCCGCCGTCCGCCCCACGCGCCCAGCAGGGCGCCGTAGCCGCAGAGCGCCAGCTCCATCGGCACCAGGTAGCTGGTCCAGGTACGGGCGTACGTCCACCCGGTCGGCCCGTAGCCGCTGCGCAGGCCCACCACCACGGCGAACGAGCCCAGGATCACCACGGGCACCGGCAGCAGCAGGAGGGCGATCAGCGTGCCGCGCGGAACGGTCCTGCGCGGCTCCCGCTTCTCGGGCTCGCCGCCGCCCCGGCGGGACCTGCCCAGGACCATCGCCAGACCCAGCAGCACGCCGACGGCCGCGGCTCCGAGGTAGGCCGGCCGGCCGGTGACGGAGTCCCACATGCGCAGCCAGTCGTCGAAGGTGGCCCGGAGCTCGCCCGCGGACAGCAGGGACTCCTTGGCCGGCTGCTGCGCCCGGCGCCACCGGGCGCCGGGGGAGGTGTAGAGCACGATCAGGCCGGTGACCAGGCCCGCGCACCAGACGAGGCACCAGGTGAAGGGCCGCCAGTTCCGGGCCAGTCCGAGCCGGGGCAGGCAGAGCAGCCCGACCAGGGTCGCGAGGAGACCGCTGACGAGCGCGAACGGCTCGCTCAGGGTGCCGATGGCGAAGGCGATGAGGAACGCGGCGACCAGACCGGTCACCCGGACGGCGGTACGGTGATGGTTGGCGGTCCGCAGGGCCAGCAGGAGCGCCCACACGCCGATGACGCTCGGCACGGTGTGCGAGATCGTGGCGGGGGCCCACAGCAGGGCCTGATAGCTGCGCGGGCCCGCGAAGTAGACCAGTGCCTGGATGACCAGGGCGCACGAGATCAGGACCAGCAGCCGGGGCCTGCCGCCGATGAACCGGACGAACTCGCGGCCCAGCAGCACCAGTCCCACGGTGAACGTCACGGCTATGACCGTGGGCAGGATCTTGGTCCCGACCAGTCCGTCGCCGTAGATGATCCCGCTCAGGAGGGCGTTGGTGATCCTGCCGTTCTGCGTCATGTAGAAGTCGGACGTGATGCCGAAGACGCCCATGTCGCGCGACTTCCACGCGGCGCACCAGTCGTCGGACGTGGGCCGCACGTAGAGACCGAGGAAGCATCCGACGGCGACCAGCGCACCGGCCGCCGCGACGAGCACCGCCCCGGTGGCGGCGAAGACCCCGCGCAGGGGCGGACGACGCCGGCCGGCGGTGTCCTCCACCCTCTCCCTCTCGGTCTCGCCCTGGTCCTCAACTGTGCTCATGTACCTGTCCTTCGCAGCGGAAGCCGGCCGTGAGAAGCGGCCGACGCGCCCACCGCCCGCGGTGACCCCGGGGCCCGCGGAAATCCATGATGTGCACGGCTCGCGGCCTCCGGCATCCTGGGTGCGCCAGGACGGGTACGGAGCCACGGGGCCCCTCCGCGCTCCCGGGTCACCCGCGCGGCGGGCCTTCCGTGGCAGCCTACGCGGGGCGCTCCCAGGATGGGGAATCAGGGTCCGTACGCACACGGGCCCGGCGGAGGGAGCGGCGATGCGAGGTGTCCGGCCCGGCCGTTGGGTGGTCGTCACGGCGGCCCTGGCGAGCGTCGCCGTCCCCGTGTGCACCTCGGGCCACCCACCCACCGGGCACCCTGGACACGCCGCCCGGTACGACACCGGGCACCCCAGCCGGTACGCCGGGCAGCGAGGCGGCGGGCAGCGAGGCGGCGGCCCGGCGCCGTTCGCCCTGCCCGTGGGCCACGGGGGCCGCCTGGCCCCGGAGCCCGGACACGCCCGCCCGGCGGCCCTGGAGGCTCCCACCGCCGGACTCCTGTCCAACACGACCGGCGCCGAGGGCGTTGCGCCGGCCCTCGCCGCGGACGCCCGCTACGTCCAGGGAAGTCACGTCCTGCGGCTCGCCTCCGGCCGGTGGATGTACCTTCCCGACGGCAAGACGGCCTCGGCCGTCGTCGTCGCTGGCCATCCGCCCGCCCGGCGGCAGATCGAACGCAGCCGCGCCTGGCTGGCCTCCGGCCGGGTCCCCGGCACCTCGACCGAGCGGCGCGCGGCGGCCGAACGGGCCCTGCTGGCCATGCGCGCCCTGCTGCGCCCCAACGGCGCCGTGGCGGCGGGCTGGAGCGACGGCTGGAAGTACTCCTGGCCGCGCGACTCCAGCTTCGTCTCGGCGGCCTTCGCGCACACCGGCCACGACGCCGAGGCCTACCGGATCCTCGGCTACAGCGCCGCGACCCAGCGCGCGGACGGCACCTGGGAAGCGCGTACGAAACTCGACGGATCCGGGCCGCCCGACGCCAGGAGCGCGCAGCTCGATGCCAACGGCTGGGTCCCCTGGGCCACCTGGCAGTGGTACCAGGAGGCGCCCCCGGCCACCCGCCGGGCCCGGCTGGCCACCCTCTACCCGATGATCCGCAAGGCGGCCGACCACGCGGCGGCCTCCCTGCGGGCGGACGGACTGCCGCCGGCGTCCCCCGACTACTGGGAGCTGACGACGGCCACCGCGAACATCGGCACGGCCGCCCCGCTGCTCGCCGGGCTCAACGCCGCCGCCGACCTCGCCCGCGAGGCGAACCGGCCCCAGGACGCCGACCGCTGGACCCGCGCCGCCCGGCGGCTGTCGGCAGGCATCTCCACGCGCTTCCTGCCCCTGGGGTACCAGCGCACCGTGGACGGACGCCACGGGCGGGACAGCGCGGTGGCCTTCATGGCGCCCCCCTTCAACGAAGCCCCCTCCGGCCTGGCCGGCGCGCTGGACACCACCTACCGGGAACTGCTCCTGCCCAACGGCGGGCTGACCCCCGGGAACGATCCCGGGGCCCGCTGGGGCGCGTACGCCTGGACACCCAGTACGGCCTTCTTCGCGCTCGCCTGGGCCGGTACGGGGCGGCCCGAGAAGGCCGGACGGGTCCTGGACTGGGTCCTTTCCAAGCGCAACGCGCTCGGTGAACTGTCGGAGAAGGTGGACGGGAAGGGCCGGCCCTCCTCGGTCGCCCCCCTCGCCTGGACGGGCTCCATCGCCGTCCTGGCCCTCGTGGCGCTGGAAGGCACAGGGCTCCCGACCCCGCCCCTGGGCCCCTAGTGCTGTGACCGGGGGTCAGACGGTCTGCGTGCCCTCGCCCGCCGGCGGTGCGGCGCGGAGCCGCTCCAGCGTGGCCAGGAGATCTCGGTAGGCGAGCCGTTCCGCCGCCAGCGCCCGTACGAGGGGGAGGTGCTGCGGTTCACGCCGCGAGCGGGCCGAGACCGCGGCGGCGCGGCGGACCTCCCTCGTACGGGCCACCTCGTTCCTGGCGTCCACGTACGCGGCGTCGAGCAGGCGGTGGTCGAGGACCTGGGCGAAGGCCCGGTCGGCCAGGACGTCGATCCGGTCGAGGTCCTCGGCGCAGCGCTCGGGGGCAGCTGCGGCACAGC harbors:
- a CDS encoding M64 family metallopeptidase; this translates as MHHVRRPAARAVLRAAVAAACATAALLAAGPVRAADAPVVPRLVVEIPGPEQGGDAGSGHARVPARAGQAAGSGARLSEAERAADGEVAKLVDNGPTGDRLDVVVIGDGYTAAELGKFHTDARAKWAEVTAVEPYATYRNLFNVWTVDAVSHESGVSGDPDRGAVRDTALGSYFWCEEIERLLCIDQPKVDAYVAKAPEADLVIVLANSAKYGGAGYNEPSATLGYEGISTASADNAKSGQVAIHETGHSLGKLADEYFYPGVPDYEKYTGPEPAESNTSKLSADRMARQRAKWYRWLGETSPDGGAVGAYEGGGYFATGIRRPTDNSLMRVLGKPFNLPGVEAMIAGFYKHAKAVTPLTPTDRTLRTAHLAKVAVPRLTGGDGRQLLVRWYLDGREVKRLAGRTDVTVAELRLPDRRTHTLSVTAEDRTPSVRDPEIARTLRSTVYWNVRR
- a CDS encoding sensor histidine kinase, giving the protein MATLRSRTVGRRFTILYAAVFLLSGIGLIALIYLFSRSDMTVSAARQQPPPGGPATGVAQHVLDLERQLADVHAQQSRQLLFGSLIAIVVMAAVSLLLGRILAGHVLRPLRLITAATRRISADTLDQRLAVAGPDDEVKELADTVDGLLARLEASFAAQRRFVANASHELRTPLTTIRASLDVAVAKPLPAPQTLALAGRVRTELDRVDRLLEGFLVLARAQHGVLPDRVPVSLAGLAGEALAARAAAVAEKNLTVEDGLTPRAWTRGSPALLSRLVQNLIDNAIVHNQGGGWIRIATEDGATGDDATEDGTSANGTGAADGPWARLVVETGGGVLDQEQVDRLTQPFERLGTDRTGSQESSGLGLSIVAAIVCAHGGRLDLRVRPEGGLKVTAAMPSAAAPNGSDGLIGGTP
- a CDS encoding response regulator transcription factor; the encoded protein is MRILVVEDARSLAEVVAEGLRDQGMAVDLAYDGLAAAAKLDVNAYDVVVLDRDLPGIHGDTLCRMITERDDRAMVLMLTAAGSPGDRVSGLTLGADDYLAKPFHFPELILRIRSLARRRPAARPRTLRAAGIELDPVHRTALRDGARLELSVKEFAVLEALLRVSPGFLSAEALLEQVWDENADPFTNTVAVTMGRLRRKLGAPQIITTTPGVGYRIAGPAPA
- a CDS encoding SGNH/GDSL hydrolase family protein encodes the protein MTWVTTGDSITQAVLHTHGARGWVEHVHERVRWQLRRLTDVVVNTGVSGWGAADVLSLHDHLIGRFEPDVLSVSLGTNDCLAGEEGLPRFHEAMRRIIAGVDPRTQVVLHTPALVGLAGRERRAALPAYCRAVREIAKETGALLVDHEAHWLEHHGTLDPISWLDDAAHPNAVGHLRMANHTLRTLGLGELNPL
- a CDS encoding aspartate/glutamate racemase family protein; amino-acid sequence: MKTIGLIGGMSWESTAEYYRILNERTRERLGGLHSARCVLYSVDFAEMERLQVQGRWEEAGEALADAARSLEAAGAELLLICTNTMHKVAGAVEAAVSVPLLHLADTTAAAVRGAGLRRVGLLGTAFTMEEDFYRGRLAAGGLDVRVPDPEGRALVHRVIYEELCLGVVREESRAAYRRVMEDLVAGGAEGIVLGCTEIELLIGPADSPVPLFPTARLHAEAAVDAALGGVLPIGPEPGLVGHPLAP
- a CDS encoding FUSC family protein encodes the protein MTDLVDSPARPGGRARALLRTEGPAAARILVTVAAAWQAALWLGADQPPVFAAIVPLVALRGDPMTALGTSLQRILGVVAGVLIAIAVLNLWQPSTLTLTLVVALGLGVGMVLRAGGALNIQVALSSLLVFANASPDSYALDRVWETAAGAAVTILLAPLLWPPDPQRVLTAVSADCGARLSRSLTGTAAVLGGGQAAAQDNLARVHAHVEAVHAGAARAREAERALRFNPLRRRQRGSVRLRAGRIAGADGLAAHVATLAGEVAAFTGREDLAPDLARARLRVPELASLTARAVELALSGDDPRAAVTAAREGLAAYARADSRPVAVALRRPLHRVLDELEVPPTEDQRPTYG
- a CDS encoding DUF6056 family protein; this encodes MSTVEDQGETERERVEDTAGRRRPPLRGVFAATGAVLVAAAGALVAVGCFLGLYVRPTSDDWCAAWKSRDMGVFGITSDFYMTQNGRITNALLSGIIYGDGLVGTKILPTVIAVTFTVGLVLLGREFVRFIGGRPRLLVLISCALVIQALVYFAGPRSYQALLWAPATISHTVPSVIGVWALLLALRTANHHRTAVRVTGLVAAFLIAFAIGTLSEPFALVSGLLATLVGLLCLPRLGLARNWRPFTWCLVWCAGLVTGLIVLYTSPGARWRRAQQPAKESLLSAGELRATFDDWLRMWDSVTGRPAYLGAAAVGVLLGLAMVLGRSRRGGGEPEKREPRRTVPRGTLIALLLLPVPVVILGSFAVVVGLRSGYGPTGWTYARTWTSYLVPMELALCGYGALLGAWGGRRLRAHRNAGPALLVGALAACGLALASVAVLVPEVQRLTTMTVARSITWDAQNARIEAEVERGATDVAYKPLYIGSLAEPFFTKTYERDWAAACVSKWYGIDRIHRR